DNA sequence from the Apium graveolens cultivar Ventura unplaced genomic scaffold, ASM990537v1 ctg4474, whole genome shotgun sequence genome:
GAGATTAGGAGTTCAACCCGTGACGTGTGTTTTATCGATTAGCaaaaaaaatatgattttaaCGGAATATTAAACAGAAGAAAATactattattttatataaaataaatttaaaaatgtTAACACTGAAGACTGAACCATGACACACTGAACCATGACATTTGCAAGTATCCACTCGACACACACCAAAGAATCCCTTACAGTAATTCCCAAACTCACAGTCACGCCAAACAGGACTCTAAACAAGGTTATTTTTCATTCAGACATTTTGTCGAACACTTGGTGTGCATGGTTTTATTTGCTTGTTTTGCGTTCCTAATCGTGTTGTTTTTGTGACAGTGGAACTCAGTGATACTACTTTTATGGGGTATGATTTAAATATTCTGTTAACATGTATCTACTACATGATACATGTAGTATATTTTATAAacataattataaatttaaatcgAATATTTTTTTTTGTCATACAAATcgaatatttttaataaatacaTTCTATGATAAGATTTGAACATCAATTTCGCTCATTTTTCATGTGAATACAAATTATATCGATTTAAAACGAGTCCAGATTCGAACCCGCATTCGAGCCCGATTACTCGAACTCGCTGAAGATCGAATCGATTGTTGAAGATACGAGAACCTAGGAGTGTTTGTTTTTGGAATTTGAGTAACGAAATTGAAGCCCGAATCATCCTATACCTGTTCGTTTCATCAGTTTCATAAAAAACAAATTGAAATTTTGATTTATGAAAGGTCGAAGAAAAGggtttctgtaaaaattttatttgattttccaGATTATATGCTAATTGTTTGATGATTATGATGGTATGAATAGATTCGTAGGACTTTAAGTTTCAATTTGACATAAATGATGTTGTTAGTCGAATGTTCGGTTTTTTGGCTGGAGTAACCGCCGGTTTCGATTTATTATCGCCGATTTTAAGTTTTGTTTGGCCGGTTGTTTTGAAATCGACAAGTACTGCCGACTTTTTACCGGAATCTAGAGTTTTTCCAGATTCCGGCAGAAATTCCGGTAGGGTTCCGGCCATGTGCTTGACCAAAAGGGGCTTTGATCCTGTGAACCCCCTCACCCAATTGTAAAAACCTGTTTCtgatttaatattaaataaaacAAATTAACTTGAAACTAAGCAGAAAACAAAGCAACCTGGCTACAAATATCACTGATGCATTCCCACTAAAGATGAAGCAAGTAAAGAATGCAATATACACACTAACTTGCAGCAAAGAAGAAATATCACTACTGCTGCTATTTTTCAATCACTAATTATCTTGCAGTATGTAAAATATGTTTAAGCAAGCAAAACATTAAAGTATATCTATCTCATTGACACGATCATCGTCATCTTCATCACTGTCAGAAGCATCATCTATCCTCGAGTAAAACGTATCCTCCTgcaaattttaaaacaaaagtcTGAAAACATACCAACTCAAGCTTCAGCTTCTTAATCTTTCCTTGTAACTCAGTAATATGATGCTTTAGTGCCTGGAAATGTTTTAATATAGATCAGAAATAGACTAACAGTCTAGAACATAATCAATTGAGATGCCATACAGAATGCACGTAAAATGTACACTTTCTATTACTTGCTCCAATTTGggaaattttatatattttaagaGGAAGAACCTTCCTGTTGGACATTTCCTCACGTCTCTGAAGTTCAATTGATCGAGCTAAAGCCTGCCTTCTGGTAAGGAGATTTTTGGGTCTCATGGCAGATACTAGTACTCCACCACTTTCTGCCTCGAGAGCAATGGCAATATGCTTGACTTGAGCAAATCTTTTCCCGTCAACTATTACCTTTACCAGCTCACGATACTTCCAATGCAAGTGCATATTGTCAATGGTTCCGTCAAAAATTCCTCCCAGTCCTTAAACAACCATATAATACTAATCTCAGCTCTTGTTATAAAATCAGAAGGATACTACATTACTACTAGAGTGGGAGCGATTACCTAGAAGCAAAAAAGGCTTCATACCCAGGCCAATCTTATGAAATAGAAATCTCTCCTTGTCACTTAAGGTTGCCAGATCATTAGGGAGTGAAGAT
Encoded proteins:
- the LOC141701967 gene encoding CRM-domain containing factor CFM3, chloroplastic/mitochondrial-like isoform X2, translated to MKPFLLLGLGGIFDGTIDNMHLHWKYRELVKVIVDGKRFAQVKHIAIALEAESGGVLVSAMRPKNLLTRRQALARSIELQRREEMSNRKEDTFYSRIDDASDSDEDDDDRVNEIDIL
- the LOC141701967 gene encoding CRM-domain containing factor CFM3, chloroplastic/mitochondrial-like isoform X1 is translated as MKPFLLLGLGGIFDGTIDNMHLHWKYRELVKVIVDGKRFAQVKHIAIALEAESGGVLVSAMRPKNLLTRRQALARSIELQRREEMSNRKALKHHITELQGKIKKLKLELVCFQTFVLKFAGGYVLLEDR